A portion of the Salmo trutta chromosome 1, fSalTru1.1, whole genome shotgun sequence genome contains these proteins:
- the LOC115194874 gene encoding claudin-20, with product MASSAMQILAFVLALLGVLGATVATLLPNWKVSADVGSNIMTAISQMQGLWMDCTWYSTGVFSCTLKYSVLSLPAYLQIARTTMVLSCMMACLGLCLAALGLKCTRWGGSHRAKRHAAIGAGGCFILAGILCLVPASWFTNEVITTFLDSNVPESSKYEPGGAVYVTFVSAGLLLAGGVIFCLSCPGKREGQLDYTSTSTSTTFPDKLLQQQINQEQIQRDQLQRDLILREQLQRGQKDFEQQTSPNEQSSREQLQWGDKGPQDEAQAADEIQQEESLQEKPLHEDKGTQQFYSPSRVPPKDARAGYSLQDYV from the coding sequence ATGGCGTCCTCCGCCATGCAGATCCTCGCCTTTGTCCTGGCGCTGCTGGGTGTCCTGGGCGCCACTGTGGCCACGCTGCTGCCCAACTGGAAGGTGAGTGCCGACGTGGGCTCCAACATCATGACCGCCATCTCCCAGATGCAGGGGCTGTGGATGGACTGTACCTGGTACAGCACCGGCGTGTTCAGCTGCACCTTGAAGTACTCTGTTCTTTCACTGCCTGCCTACCTGCAGATCGCCCGGACGACTATGGTTCTGTCGTGCATGATGGCTTGCCTTGGCCTCTGTCTCGCTGCCCTGGGGCTCAAATGTACCCGCTGGGGGGGCAGTCACCGGGCAAAGAGGCACGCGGCCATCGGGGCGGGGGGTTGCTTCATCTTGGCTGGTATCCTCTGCCTGGTGCCCGCTTCTTGGTTCACCAACGAGGTAATCACTACCTTCCTGGACTCCAACGTACCCGAGAGCAGTAAATACGAGCCTGGGGGGGCCGTGTACGTGACCTTTGTCTCTGCCGGCCTACTGCTGGCCGGTGGGGTCATCTTTTGTTTGTCGTGTCCCGGGAAAAGAGAGGGGCAGTTGGACTACACCTCGACATCCACCTCTACCACCTTTCCTgacaaactactgcagcagcaGATAAACCAGGAGCAAATACAGCGCGACCAGCTCCAGCGTGACCTGATACTGCGGGAGCAACTGCAACGGGGGCAGAAGGACTTTGAACAGCAGACGTCGCCTAACGAGCAGTCAAGCCGCGAGCAGCTACAATGGGGTGACAAAGGGCCCCAGGATGAGGCCCAAGCAGCTGACGAAATCCAGCAGGAGGAGTCTCTACAGGAGAAGCCTCTACATGAAGACAAGGGAACGCAGCAGTTCTACTCTCCATCCAGAGTCCCTCCAAAAGACGCCCGGGCTGGCTACAGCCTGCAGGACTATGTTTAA